Proteins encoded in a region of the Natator depressus isolate rNatDep1 chromosome 23, rNatDep2.hap1, whole genome shotgun sequence genome:
- the SULT2A1 gene encoding sulfotransferase 2A1 — MVVEYVTYQGIKFPPAYNSEQSLRFAHKEFQVQDDDVFNVTYPKSGTVWMIEILSLIRSGGDPAWNRAVLNSTRVPWFTTRLGLESALSYPRPRLLTCHLPVQLFPTSFFGSRAKVVYTLRNPKDVLVSYFYFSKMCSSYEDPESFEQFLRDFLSGDVPHGSWFDHVRGWMEMKGKKNFFFITYEELQQDLRGSVRRLCQFLEQELDEGAITSVVENASFRAMQENKMCNSTLLPKDIMDQEKGTFLRKGICGDWKNHFTVAQSEAFDRIYQDRMGSLMEAFPWGAH; from the exons ATGGTAGTAGAGTACGTCACATACCAGGGCATCAAGTTCCCCCCTGCATATAACTCTGAGCAGAGCCTGCGCTTCGCCCACAAGGAGTTCCAGGTGCAGGATGATGATGTCTTCAATGTCACCTACCCCAAATCAG GCACAGTGTGGATGATCGAGATCTTGAGCCTGATCCGCAGCGGCGGGGACCCAGCCTGGAACCGAGCCGTCCTCAACTCCACCCGCGTGCCCTGGTTCACTACCCGCCTGGGGCTAGAGTCTGCACTGAGCTATCCCCGACCCCGTCTGTTGACCTGCCACCTCCCCGTCCAGCTCTTCCCCACATCCTTCTTTGGCTCCAGGGCCAAG GTGGTCTACACACTCCGCAATCCCAAGGACGTCCTGGTCTCCTATTTCTATTTCTCCAAGATGTGCAGCTCGTACGAGGACCCCGAGTCCTTTGAGCAGTTCCTGCGGGACTTTCTGAGCGGGGACG TGCCCCACGGGTCCTGGTTTGATCATGTCAGAGGCTGGATGGAAATGAAGGGCAAAAAGAATTTCTTCTTCATCACTTACGAAGAGCTGCAGCAG GACCTGAGGGGCAGCGTGCGGCGACTCTGCCAGTTCCTGGAGCAGGAGCTGGATGAGGGAGCTATCACCTCGGTGGTGGAGAACGCCTCCTTCAGGGCCATGCAGGAGAACAAGATGTGCAACTCGACGCTGCTCCCCAAGGACATCATGGATCAGGAGAAGGGCACGTTCCTGAGGAAGG GCATCTGTGGGGACTGGAAGAACCATTTCACGGTGGCGCAGAGCGAGGCCTTCGACAGGATATACCAGGACCGGATGGGGAGCCTGATGGAGGCATTCCCATGGGGTGCACATTAG